The genomic window AGTTGTGGTAAAAGCTGTTGGAAAAGGTGAACAAGACCCGCCCGGCGCCAATAAATTATCAACTGCGAATGCCTTGCGGGACGACGATCCACGACGTCGGATTGTTGTGGTGTACTGGGGGTGTCCGGCTGATAAAATCGAATAGAACCCACAAAATTATCGTATTAGATACGGGTCGGAAATCTTTCTTGCCCGTTTTTTTGCGTGCTTTTCAATGCTATCCAAGACGAAAGGGTGTATTCTACTTTTTTACAGGAAATGAAATGAATAAACCAATACTCGTTTTTAAAGTGGGAACTTCAGCACTTACCCGTTCAGATGGCCGGATTAATGAAGCGCTGATTCGCGATTTTGCACGTCAGTTGGCTGTTCTAAAGCAGCGGTATCATATTGTAATGGTCTCATCTGGTGCGGTAGGTTCGGGAAAGAAATACTTGCGTCGGTATTCAGGACAGATGGCCGAGCGCAAAGCGGCTGCAGCAGTCGGAAACCCGTTACTGATCTCCATGTACTTTGAGGCTTTCCGGCCATATGACATCCCGATTGCACAAAGTCTTTGTGAACGGCGGCATTTTTCGGACCGGAAGCAGTTTCTGCAACTCAAACAAACCTACGAAGAACTTTGGGAAAATGGGATTATCCCCATTGCCAATGAAAACGATGTAGTAAGCGACTATGAGTTGAAGTTTTCGGATAACGACGAGTTGGCCACGTTAATCGCCGTTGGTTTTGGTGCACAGGTGTTGCTTATTGGGACGTCGGTTTCGGGGGTTTTGGATGAACGTGGGGAGGTGGTTAAGGAAATTACGCATTTTAGCGATGACGTTTTAGGCTTGGCGCATAATGAAACATCTTCAGGTGGTTTAGGAGGGATGATTTCGAAGTTAACCTTTGCACGTTTGGCCACTGGATTGGGCGTAAAGACCATTATTTTTCAGGCAAATATGGAAAATAGCCTGCTCTTGGCCGAGGAGCAGCAAGTGGGAACAGTTTGTCCGGCGAGAGCAACCACCACCAATGCCCGACGAAAATGGCTTGCAAGCGGTTGTATCTTGGGCGGACGTATTAAGGTGGATAAAGGGGCACAAGCGGCACTCATGGAGCGGAAAAGCCTTTTGGCGGTCGGGATCGAAAAAATTATGCAACCCTTCCAGCGTGGTGAACTCATCGAAATAGTGGGGCAAACCGGAAAGACGCCATTTGCCGTTGGGCGGGCAAAAGTCTCCGCCGAGGAATTGGTGTGGGCTAAAAATGTGGAAGTCGCGCACGCAGACGAAATTATCTTGTTGTAAAGATGATATTCTGAAACAATAAGTCAAGCTAAAACAACTACATAAATGGAAATCGTAAAAACAATAATTCCGTTATTGGTATCTGCGAAAAAGGCATCTATTGCCCTTCAACGGGCGAGTGACCAAACGAGGCAAGCGATTTTGCATACCCTTGCAGAAAAACTCTTGGCGGGGATTCCCGCAATTCTGGCGGCCAATGCCTTGGATTTGTCCAGAATGGATGATGCCGATCCCAAAAAAGACCGTTTGATGCTGACCGAAGCACGAATCCGTGATTTGTCGAAATCATGTGTAGAGGTGGCCAAACTCATAGACCCAACCGGACAAATCATTTCGGACAGGGTGATGGAAAATGGGTTACACATCCAAAAAGTTGCGGTTCCGCTTGGTGTTATTGGGGTGATTTACGAGTCGCGCCCAAAC from Rhodothermia bacterium includes these protein-coding regions:
- the proB gene encoding glutamate 5-kinase, which codes for MNKPILVFKVGTSALTRSDGRINEALIRDFARQLAVLKQRYHIVMVSSGAVGSGKKYLRRYSGQMAERKAAAAVGNPLLISMYFEAFRPYDIPIAQSLCERRHFSDRKQFLQLKQTYEELWENGIIPIANENDVVSDYELKFSDNDELATLIAVGFGAQVLLIGTSVSGVLDERGEVVKEITHFSDDVLGLAHNETSSGGLGGMISKLTFARLATGLGVKTIIFQANMENSLLLAEEQQVGTVCPARATTTNARRKWLASGCILGGRIKVDKGAQAALMERKSLLAVGIEKIMQPFQRGELIEIVGQTGKTPFAVGRAKVSAEELVWAKNVEVAHADEIILL